Below is a genomic region from Anoxybacillus flavithermus.
ACTTCGGTAAGCGTATTGAAGAAGCAACGGGACTTGAAACGCGTGTGACAGTACTCGGTCACGTCCAACGCGGTGGTTCACCGACAGCGTTTGACCGTGTCCTTGCGAGCCGCTTAGGTGCTCGTGCCGTAGAATTGTTGATTGAAGGAAAGGGCGGACGTTGTGTCGGTATTCAAAACAACCAACTTGTTGACCACGATATTATTGAAGCATTAGCCCAAACCCATACGGTCGATCAAAAGATGTATCAACTATCAAAAGAGCTTTCAATCTAATGGATATTTGTGGTATCGTTTCCATATGCAAAGTGTAGGAGGGTATTTATGCGCAAAACGAAAATTGTTTGTACGATCGGTCCTGCGAGTGAAAGTGTAGAAAAACTTGTGCAATTGATTGAAGCGGGAATGAATGTGGCCCGTCTTAACTTTTCCCATGGAAGTCATGAAGAACATGCAGCGCGCATTCGAAACATTCGCGAAGCGGCAAAAATGACAGGAAAAACAGTTGCGATTTTATTGGATACGAAAGGTCCAGAAATTCGTACGCATAACATGGAAAATGGAGCAATTGAGTTAAAAGTAGGTGCTGAAGTCACCATTTCAATGAAAGAAGTGCTTGGCACACCAGAAAAATTTTCGATTACTTATGAAGGACTCATCGATGACGTACATGTCGGTTCAACGATTTTGTTAGACGACGGACTCATTGGTTTAGAAGTATTAGCTGTTGACAAAGAAGCAAAAGAGATCAAAACAAAAGTGTTAAATGGTGGCGTGCTGAAAAATAAAAAAGGCGTAAACGTCCCAGGAGTAAAAGTAAAACTACCGGGTATTACGGAAAAAGATGCAGAGGACATTCGCTTTGGTATTGAACAAGGAATTGATTTCATCGCCGCATCGTTCGTTCGACGCGCTTCCGACGTGCTTGAAATTCGCGAATTGCTCGAAGCACATAACGCATTACACATTCAAATTATCCCAAAAATTGAAAACCAAGAAGGCGTAGACAATATTGATGAAATTTTAGAAGTGGCAGACGGCTTAATGGTTGCACGCGGAGATTTAGGCGTTGAAATTCCAGCAGAAGAAGTGCCACTTGTCCAAAAAGAGTTAATCAAAAAATGTAATGCGCTTGGAAAACCAGTCATTACAGCGACACAAATGCTTGATTCGATGCAGCGCAATCCACGTCCAACTCGTGCGGAGGCAAGCGATGTGGCGAACGCCATTTTTGATGGAACAGATGCGATTATGCTCTCAGGTGAAACAGCAGCAGGGGCTTATCCAGTCGAGGCGGTACAAACGATGCACCGCATTGCTCTGCGCACAGAACAAGCGTTACAATATCGCGACTTATTATCGAAACGAAGCAAACAGAGCGGCACGACGATTACAGATGCGATCGGACAATCGGTTGCTCACACCGCATTAAACTTAGATGTCGCGGCGATTGTGACACCGACGGTAAGCGGGCATACCGCGCGTATGATTTCAAAATACCGTCCAAAAGCGCCAATTATCGCTGTTACATCGAATGAAGGTGTTTCGCGTAAATTAGCGCTCGTTTGGGGTGTTTATCCACGCGTTGCTCAACACGCAACGTCAACGGATGAAATGCTTGATATTGCTGTGGAAGCAGCTCTTGATACAGGCATCGTGAAACATGGCGACCTTGTTGTCATTACAGCGGGCGTTCCAGTCGGAGAAACAGGTTCAACAAACTTAATGAAAGTGCATATGATTGGCGATATGATTGCGAAAGGGCAAGGGATTGGCCGTAAATCAGCATTCGGGAAAGTTGTTGTAGCCAAAACAGCGGAAGAAGCGCTCGAAAAGATGATAGAAGGCGGCATTTTAGTTGCTCCAGCAACGGATGCAGACATGATGAAAGCGTTAGAAAAAGCTGCGGCGATCATTACAGAAGAAGGCGGCTTAACAAGCCATGCGGCTGTTGTTGGTTTAAGCTTAGGCATTCCGGTCATTGTTGGGGTAAACCATGCGACAGCTATTTTAAAAGATGGACAAGATATCACGGTAGATG
It encodes:
- a CDS encoding pyruvate kinase, producing the protein MRKTKIVCTIGPASESVEKLVQLIEAGMNVARLNFSHGSHEEHAARIRNIREAAKMTGKTVAILLDTKGPEIRTHNMENGAIELKVGAEVTISMKEVLGTPEKFSITYEGLIDDVHVGSTILLDDGLIGLEVLAVDKEAKEIKTKVLNGGVLKNKKGVNVPGVKVKLPGITEKDAEDIRFGIEQGIDFIAASFVRRASDVLEIRELLEAHNALHIQIIPKIENQEGVDNIDEILEVADGLMVARGDLGVEIPAEEVPLVQKELIKKCNALGKPVITATQMLDSMQRNPRPTRAEASDVANAIFDGTDAIMLSGETAAGAYPVEAVQTMHRIALRTEQALQYRDLLSKRSKQSGTTITDAIGQSVAHTALNLDVAAIVTPTVSGHTARMISKYRPKAPIIAVTSNEGVSRKLALVWGVYPRVAQHATSTDEMLDIAVEAALDTGIVKHGDLVVITAGVPVGETGSTNLMKVHMIGDMIAKGQGIGRKSAFGKVVVAKTAEEALEKMIEGGILVAPATDADMMKALEKAAAIITEEGGLTSHAAVVGLSLGIPVIVGVNHATAILKDGQDITVDASFGAIYRGHASVL